The following are encoded in a window of Ruficoccus amylovorans genomic DNA:
- the pgmB gene encoding beta-phosphoglucomutase translates to MNHLPDFISRARGALFDLDGVIVDTAKYHYLAWKRLANELRFDFTEADNERLKGVSRMRSLDILLELGKFDIGEALRERMSILKDNWYVEYISHMTQDEILPGAREYIQSLREQGVRIALGSASRNAPLILDKLHITDLFDAVIDGNSVTNAKPDPEVFLRGAKSLGLQPGECVVYEDAEAGVEAAHRAGMKAVGIGTSQTLPEADYIISGLHELVGKSVLQER, encoded by the coding sequence ATGAACCATCTGCCCGACTTCATTTCACGCGCCCGCGGCGCGCTCTTCGATCTCGACGGCGTGATCGTGGACACCGCCAAATACCACTACCTGGCCTGGAAACGCCTGGCCAACGAACTGCGCTTCGACTTCACCGAAGCCGACAATGAGCGCCTCAAGGGCGTCAGTCGCATGCGCTCACTGGACATCCTGCTGGAGTTGGGCAAGTTCGATATCGGCGAGGCCCTGCGCGAACGCATGAGCATCCTCAAGGACAACTGGTATGTGGAGTACATCTCGCACATGACGCAGGACGAAATTCTGCCCGGTGCCCGGGAGTACATCCAGTCCTTGCGCGAGCAGGGGGTAAGAATCGCTCTCGGTTCGGCCAGCCGAAACGCACCGCTGATTCTGGACAAGCTCCATATCACTGACCTTTTCGACGCCGTCATCGACGGTAATAGCGTAACCAACGCCAAGCCCGACCCTGAAGTTTTTCTGCGAGGGGCCAAAAGTCTCGGCCTGCAACCCGGCGAATGCGTTGTCTATGAAGATGCCGAAGCGGGCGTCGAGGCCGCCCACCGAGCGGGGATGAAAGCTGTCGGCATCGGCACCTCCCAAACCCTGCCCGAGGCCGATTACATCATCAGCGGGCTGCACGAACTGGTCGGAAAATC